In the genome of Streptomyces globosus, one region contains:
- a CDS encoding small ribosomal subunit Rsm22 family protein produces MNASAPTTAETLRSALAGLLDGLPPKQAAAAVERLIANYRGRTPTDAPVLRDRSDVAAYAAYRMPATFEAVRSALAGFAEAAPDWAPASHVDVGGGTGAATWAVDATWDGPRATTVLDWAEPALALGRELAGASGSPALRGAEWRRAVIGSALALPAADLVTVSYVLGELTPEARRAVVAEAARAGQAVVLIEPGTPEGYLRIREARDQLIAAGLHVAAPCPHDGACPIGVGEDWCHFSARVSRSSLHRQVKGGSLPYEDEKFSYVAATRFPAEPAAARITRRPQIRKGLVLLDLCGPEGEGLVRATVTKRHGDLYKRARDAEWGREWPPATD; encoded by the coding sequence GTGAACGCCTCCGCCCCCACCACCGCCGAAACCCTCCGGTCCGCGCTGGCCGGACTCCTCGACGGGCTGCCGCCGAAGCAGGCCGCGGCCGCCGTCGAGCGGCTGATCGCCAACTACCGGGGGCGCACCCCGACCGACGCCCCCGTCCTTCGGGACCGCTCCGACGTGGCGGCGTACGCGGCGTACCGGATGCCCGCCACCTTCGAGGCGGTCCGCTCCGCGCTCGCCGGCTTCGCCGAGGCCGCCCCGGACTGGGCGCCCGCCTCGCACGTGGACGTCGGCGGCGGCACGGGCGCGGCAACCTGGGCGGTCGACGCCACCTGGGACGGCCCGCGCGCCACGACCGTGCTGGACTGGGCGGAACCCGCACTCGCCCTCGGCCGCGAACTGGCCGGGGCGTCCGGCTCGCCCGCGCTGCGGGGCGCCGAGTGGCGGCGGGCCGTCATCGGCTCGGCCCTCGCCCTGCCCGCCGCGGACCTCGTGACCGTCTCGTACGTCCTCGGGGAGCTCACCCCGGAGGCCCGGCGCGCCGTCGTCGCCGAGGCGGCCCGCGCCGGACAGGCCGTCGTCCTCATCGAGCCGGGCACCCCCGAGGGCTACCTGCGCATCCGCGAGGCCCGCGACCAGCTGATCGCGGCGGGCCTGCACGTCGCCGCGCCCTGCCCGCACGACGGGGCCTGCCCGATCGGCGTCGGCGAGGACTGGTGCCACTTCTCGGCGCGGGTCAGCCGCTCCTCCCTGCATCGGCAGGTCAAGGGGGGCTCGCTGCCGTACGAGGACGAGAAGTTCAGCTACGTCGCGGCCACCCGCTTCCCGGCGGAGCCGGCCGCCGCCCGGATCACGCGGAGGCCGCAGATCCGCAAGGGCCTCGTCCTGCTCGACCTGTGCGGGCCGGAGGGCGAGGGGCTGGTCCGGGCCACCGTGACCAAGCGGCACGGCGACCTCTACAAGCGGGCGCGGGACGCCGAATGGGGCCGGGAGTGGCCTCCGGCCACGGACTGA
- the ddaH gene encoding dimethylargininase, translating to MSREEPSLRRDATPRRYLMCPPAHFKVTYSINPWMDPGKPVDLPLAMAQWEDLRDRYLSLGHTVETLEPEPGLPDMVFAANGALVIDGRVLGARFAHAERTGEAEIHRAWFRSHGFRDVHEPAHVNEGEGDFAVTASWILAGRGFRSSPLSHDEAQEFFGRPVIGLDLVDPRYYHLDTALCVLDGDEVMYHPEAFSPGSRAVLRRLFPDALIAGAEDAAALGLNAVSDGRHVLLPQAATGLFGPLRDRGFEPVPMDLGELLKGGGSVKCCTQELRT from the coding sequence GTGAGTCGTGAGGAGCCTTCTTTGCGCAGAGACGCCACACCCCGGCGCTACCTGATGTGCCCACCGGCACACTTCAAGGTCACGTACTCCATCAACCCGTGGATGGACCCCGGGAAACCGGTGGACCTCCCCCTGGCCATGGCCCAGTGGGAGGACCTCAGGGACCGCTACCTGTCCCTCGGGCACACCGTCGAGACCCTGGAGCCGGAGCCGGGCCTCCCCGACATGGTCTTCGCCGCGAACGGCGCCCTCGTCATCGACGGCCGGGTCCTCGGCGCCCGGTTCGCGCACGCGGAGCGCACCGGCGAGGCGGAGATCCACCGTGCCTGGTTCCGCTCGCACGGCTTCCGGGACGTCCACGAGCCGGCCCACGTCAACGAGGGGGAGGGCGACTTCGCCGTCACGGCCAGCTGGATCCTGGCCGGGCGGGGCTTCCGCTCCAGCCCCCTCTCGCACGACGAGGCGCAGGAGTTCTTCGGCCGTCCCGTCATCGGACTGGACCTGGTCGACCCGCGGTACTACCACCTCGACACGGCACTGTGCGTGCTGGACGGCGACGAGGTGATGTACCACCCGGAGGCCTTCTCGCCGGGCAGCCGGGCCGTGCTGCGGCGGCTCTTCCCGGACGCGCTGATCGCCGGCGCCGAGGACGCGGCCGCGCTCGGGCTGAACGCGGTCAGCGACGGCCGGCACGTCCTGCTGCCGCAGGCGGCCACCGGGCTGTTCGGCCCGCTGCGGGACCGGGGCTTCGAGCCGGTGCCGATGGACCTGGGCGAGCTGCTCAAGGGCGGCGGCAGCGTGAAGTGCTGCACCCAGGAGCTGCGGACGTAG
- a CDS encoding TetR/AcrR family transcriptional regulator → MTSKNPDAKAPDASRRSERSRQAILDAALALVGEVGYNRLTVEAIAARAGVGKQTIYRWWPSKAAVLLDASLALSGKAADEGGWTGFPDTGDLAADLKAVMRATVDELSDETYAAPARALAAAGATDPGLGARFTEQLLEPQLALYEERLRSAREAGHISPGTDLRVAVEMLVGPLTYRWLLRTGPLTHAFADEVVDRVLAGIAAHADTA, encoded by the coding sequence ATGACCAGCAAGAACCCTGACGCGAAAGCCCCCGACGCGAGCCGCCGCAGCGAGCGCTCCCGGCAGGCGATCCTCGACGCGGCGCTCGCCCTGGTCGGCGAGGTGGGCTACAACCGGCTGACCGTCGAGGCGATCGCGGCCCGCGCCGGGGTCGGCAAGCAGACGATCTACCGGTGGTGGCCGTCGAAGGCGGCCGTCCTGCTGGACGCCTCGCTCGCACTCTCCGGCAAGGCCGCGGACGAGGGCGGCTGGACCGGCTTCCCCGACACCGGCGACCTCGCCGCCGACCTGAAGGCCGTCATGCGGGCGACGGTCGACGAACTGTCCGACGAGACGTACGCGGCCCCCGCGCGCGCCCTCGCGGCCGCCGGTGCCACCGACCCCGGCCTCGGCGCCCGCTTCACGGAGCAGCTGCTGGAACCGCAGCTCGCCCTCTACGAGGAGCGGCTGCGATCCGCCCGCGAGGCCGGGCACATCTCCCCCGGCACGGACCTGCGGGTGGCCGTGGAGATGCTGGTGGGCCCCCTCACCTACCGCTGGCTGCTGCGCACGGGCCCCCTCACCCACGCCTTCGCGGACGAGGTCGTCGACCGCGTCCTGGCGGGCATCGCCGCGCACGCCGACACCGCGTGA
- a CDS encoding bifunctional DNA primase/polymerase, translating into MGSESGRVKRGEQSRISQWLRRRPKSAPEDPGRVREALLLSVAAAGLPLAPAAHPVGYRCSCDRIGCPTPARHPLSFAWQTQSTTDRAQVERWARNEPQANFITATGMVHDVLDVPLEAGAKALERLLAAGIDVGPVAESGGTGDEARMLFFTATRGTPEDEDEWWPCELDCHPETMDEHPGLRWHCRGSYVLVPPAALPGDRAVTWVRGMEHPLPDPLTLLETLTDACAAHATTPAAAWPLHH; encoded by the coding sequence ATGGGGTCTGAGTCCGGCCGCGTCAAACGCGGCGAGCAGAGCAGGATTTCGCAGTGGCTGCGCCGGCGCCCGAAGTCCGCGCCGGAGGACCCCGGCCGGGTACGCGAGGCACTGCTGCTCTCCGTGGCCGCGGCGGGCCTGCCGCTCGCCCCCGCCGCCCACCCCGTCGGCTACCGGTGCTCCTGCGACCGGATCGGCTGCCCCACCCCCGCGAGGCACCCCCTCTCCTTCGCCTGGCAGACCCAGTCGACCACCGACCGGGCCCAGGTCGAGCGCTGGGCGCGCAACGAGCCCCAGGCCAACTTCATCACCGCGACCGGCATGGTCCACGACGTCCTGGACGTCCCCCTGGAAGCCGGCGCCAAGGCCCTCGAACGCCTCCTCGCCGCCGGCATCGACGTCGGCCCGGTCGCCGAGTCGGGCGGTACGGGCGACGAGGCCCGCATGCTCTTCTTCACCGCCACCCGGGGCACCCCCGAGGACGAGGACGAGTGGTGGCCGTGCGAACTGGACTGCCACCCGGAGACGATGGACGAGCACCCGGGCCTGCGCTGGCACTGCCGCGGCAGCTACGTCCTCGTCCCCCCGGCAGCCCTCCCCGGCGACCGGGCCGTGACATGGGTCCGCGGCATGGAACACCCCCTGCCGGACCCGCTGACCCTCCTGGAAACCCTGACGGACGCCTGCGCAGCGCACGCCACGACCCCGGCAGCAGCCTGGCCCCTCCACCACTGA
- the yaaA gene encoding peroxide stress protein YaaA, protein MLVLLPPSEGKASGGTGAPLDAGTLSLPGLAAAREAVLAELVDLCAGDEEKAREVLGLSQGLRGEVAKNAGLREAAALPAGELYTGVLYEALGLADLPAAARALAERTLLVFSGLWGAVRVGDRIPSYRCSMGVRLPGLGALGAYWREPMAQVMPKAAGDGLVLDLRSAAYAAAWKPKGELAGRTATVRVLHAQVVDGVEKRSVVSHFNKATKGRLVRDLLVAGARPAGPAELVEVLRGLGYVVEGEAPARGGRAWALDVVVTQIH, encoded by the coding sequence GTGCTCGTGTTGCTGCCGCCGTCCGAGGGAAAGGCCTCCGGCGGGACCGGCGCACCCCTGGATGCGGGGACACTGTCGCTGCCGGGACTCGCCGCGGCCCGCGAGGCCGTGCTCGCCGAGCTCGTCGACCTGTGCGCCGGGGACGAGGAGAAGGCGCGCGAGGTGCTCGGGCTGAGCCAGGGGCTCCGCGGCGAGGTCGCGAAGAACGCCGGGCTGCGGGAGGCGGCCGCCCTGCCCGCCGGCGAGCTGTACACCGGGGTGCTGTACGAGGCGCTCGGGCTGGCGGACCTGCCCGCGGCGGCGCGGGCACTGGCCGAGCGGACGCTGCTCGTCTTCTCCGGGCTGTGGGGTGCCGTCCGGGTCGGCGACCGGATTCCGTCCTACCGGTGCTCGATGGGGGTCAGGCTGCCCGGGCTGGGCGCGCTCGGCGCGTACTGGCGGGAGCCGATGGCGCAGGTCATGCCGAAAGCCGCCGGGGACGGGCTCGTACTCGACCTGCGGTCGGCGGCGTACGCGGCCGCCTGGAAGCCGAAGGGGGAGCTCGCCGGGAGGACGGCCACCGTGCGGGTGCTGCACGCGCAGGTCGTGGACGGGGTGGAGAAGCGGTCCGTGGTGAGCCACTTCAACAAGGCGACCAAGGGGAGGCTGGTGCGGGATCTGCTGGTCGCGGGGGCCCGGCCGGCGGGGCCGGCGGAGCTGGTCGAGGTGCTGCGGGGGCTGGGGTACGTGGTGGAGGGCGAGGCCCCTGCACGGGGCGGGCGGGCGTGGGCGCTCGACGTCGTCGTGACGCAGATCCACTGA
- a CDS encoding RNB domain-containing ribonuclease: MPRRHLHMTGADGAALRAALRDLRTGLDVPREFPPPVLAEAEQALRTPRLPDEDATDLPLFTIDPPSSRDLDQAMHLARRAGGGYAVHYAIADPAAFVTPGGPVDAEAHRRVTTLYFPDGRVPLLPPALSEGAASLLPGQTCPALLWRLDLDSAGRVERTGIRRALVRSRARYDYDGAQQAIDSETAEEPLSLLREVGRLREEQERERGGVSLNVPEQEIIARDGSYGLAYRAPLPADGWNAQISLMTGMAAADLMLAAGTGVLRTLPTAPDGEVGRLRRTARALGIDWPHHVPYAELIRSLDAHRPAHAAFLQECTALLRGAGYTVFTGGAPGGPVVHAAVAAPYAHCTAPLRRLADRYTGELCLAAASGAGAPQWVLAGLEELPRRMADGMRLANTVERECVDLVEAAVMKGRVGEAFDAVVIDIDDRDSRSGTVHLAEPAVVGRVESPTGALPLGGRIRVRLTRADPGHAKILFTAGATA; encoded by the coding sequence ATGCCACGCCGTCATCTGCACATGACCGGCGCAGACGGGGCTGCCCTGCGGGCGGCACTGCGCGACCTGCGGACCGGGCTGGACGTGCCGCGGGAGTTCCCGCCGCCGGTGCTGGCCGAGGCGGAGCAGGCCCTGCGCACCCCCCGGCTCCCGGACGAGGACGCGACCGACCTCCCCCTGTTCACGATCGACCCGCCGTCCTCCCGCGACCTGGACCAGGCGATGCACCTGGCGCGCCGCGCGGGCGGCGGGTACGCCGTCCACTACGCCATCGCCGACCCGGCGGCGTTCGTCACCCCGGGCGGGCCCGTCGACGCGGAGGCGCACCGCCGGGTCACCACCCTGTACTTCCCGGACGGGCGGGTCCCGCTGCTCCCGCCGGCCCTGTCCGAGGGCGCGGCCAGCCTGCTGCCGGGCCAGACCTGCCCGGCCCTGCTGTGGCGCCTCGACCTGGACTCGGCGGGCCGCGTGGAGCGGACGGGGATCCGCCGGGCCCTGGTCCGCAGCCGGGCCCGCTACGACTACGACGGCGCCCAGCAGGCGATCGACTCGGAAACGGCGGAGGAGCCCCTGTCGCTGCTCCGCGAGGTGGGCCGCCTCCGCGAGGAGCAGGAGCGCGAGCGGGGCGGGGTCTCCCTGAACGTGCCCGAGCAGGAGATCATCGCGCGCGACGGCTCGTACGGCCTGGCCTACCGCGCGCCGCTGCCCGCGGACGGCTGGAACGCGCAGATCTCCCTGATGACGGGCATGGCGGCCGCCGACCTGATGCTCGCAGCCGGGACGGGCGTCCTGCGGACCCTGCCGACGGCCCCGGACGGGGAGGTGGGGCGGCTGCGGCGCACCGCCCGGGCGCTGGGCATCGACTGGCCGCACCACGTCCCGTACGCCGAGCTGATCCGCTCCCTCGACGCGCACCGCCCCGCGCACGCGGCGTTCCTGCAGGAGTGCACGGCGCTGCTGCGGGGCGCCGGGTACACGGTCTTCACGGGCGGCGCGCCCGGCGGCCCGGTCGTGCACGCGGCGGTCGCGGCGCCGTACGCGCACTGCACTGCCCCCCTGCGCCGCCTCGCCGACCGCTACACGGGCGAGCTGTGCCTGGCCGCGGCGTCGGGGGCCGGTGCCCCGCAGTGGGTGCTGGCGGGCCTGGAGGAGCTGCCGCGCCGGATGGCGGACGGGATGCGCCTGGCCAACACGGTGGAGCGGGAGTGCGTGGACCTCGTGGAGGCGGCCGTGATGAAGGGCCGCGTCGGGGAGGCCTTCGACGCGGTGGTGATCGACATCGACGACCGCGACTCCCGCTCCGGGACGGTCCACCTGGCCGAGCCGGCGGTCGTCGGCCGCGTGGAGTCCCCGACCGGCGCCCTGCCCCTGGGCGGCCGCATCCGCGTCCGCCTCACCCGCGCGGACCCCGGCCACGCCAAGATCCTCTTCACCGCTGGTGCGACGGCGTGA
- a CDS encoding MerR family transcriptional regulator has product MRIGEIAALVGVTTRAVRHYHHVGLLPEPVRLPNGYRTYTVRDAVLLARVRRLTELGLGLDEVRDVLADDAGRDLAEVLSELDADLARQEAGIRERRRRLAALRAAPPGATEPVSPALADLFAKAPATGSPSAALDRELLTLLDTAGEGGAGVYAALGPLAADPAVLALYERLDELADAPPDDPRIPELADALVAAVPDAVFDAIQGDGGSGPAAAPPAVVEALLAEYAPAQAEVVRRVMEAFVQRGRR; this is encoded by the coding sequence ATGCGGATCGGAGAGATCGCCGCGCTCGTCGGGGTCACCACCCGGGCGGTCCGGCACTACCACCATGTCGGCCTGCTCCCGGAGCCGGTGCGGCTGCCCAACGGATACCGGACCTACACCGTCCGCGACGCCGTCCTGCTGGCGCGCGTACGCCGGCTCACCGAGCTGGGGCTCGGCCTCGACGAGGTCCGGGACGTCCTCGCGGACGATGCCGGGCGCGACCTCGCCGAGGTGCTCAGTGAGCTCGACGCCGACCTCGCCCGCCAGGAGGCCGGCATCCGGGAGCGCCGCCGCCGGCTCGCCGCGCTGCGGGCCGCGCCGCCCGGCGCGACCGAGCCCGTGTCGCCCGCGCTCGCCGACCTGTTCGCCAAGGCGCCGGCCACCGGTTCGCCGTCCGCCGCCCTCGACCGCGAGCTCCTCACCCTCCTCGACACGGCCGGCGAGGGCGGCGCCGGCGTCTACGCGGCGCTCGGGCCGCTCGCAGCCGACCCGGCCGTCCTCGCGCTGTACGAGCGGCTGGACGAGCTTGCCGACGCGCCGCCCGACGACCCGCGGATCCCGGAGCTGGCCGACGCCCTCGTCGCGGCCGTGCCCGACGCCGTGTTCGACGCGATCCAGGGGGACGGGGGGAGCGGGCCCGCCGCCGCCCCGCCCGCCGTCGTCGAGGCGCTGCTCGCCGAGTACGCCCCCGCCCAGGCGGAGGTCGTACGGCGCGTGATGGAGGCGTTCGTGCAGCGGGGCCGGCGGTGA